One part of the Sorangiineae bacterium MSr11954 genome encodes these proteins:
- a CDS encoding serine/threonine protein kinase — translation MLSTSQETREPVMRTLPRSGDVLVGKYRVERVLGEGGMCVVYAAEHLQLEDWVAIKVLRTDWVDRPDVVERFLREGKTATRIRSEHVVRTFDVGTLDDGTPCLVMEYLVGSDLDALLTANGPLPVPAAVDYLLQAGEAIAEAHQLGIVHRDLKPANLFLTRRADGSPWIKVLDFGISKLSPSVAMRSGKDLGLTGHSIMGSPRYMSPEQMRASAYVDMRADIWAIGAILHELISGRPPFDADTMPEICAQILQTPAPPLTSICPDVPPELEAVVLRCLEKNPSNRFANLGELAAALREFGTPAGRASANRIMGIFQTATTTYGRISGQTIDEAPAWGSTDPTWRPGPPRKRSLARMVGIAFGSSAIVACGAITALFALRHAQEPSRPAVAPAPTPVLSWEGQPAPAAPALPTNESTASANGSASAPAAAAPSTLAPSPATAPTLAPAAPADSTAAKHSSTTKKPRSTRPNGSATATSTGSSESMPAPSSASSPTPAPAGSETLFEERK, via the coding sequence ATGCTGAGCACGTCCCAAGAGACGCGCGAGCCTGTGATGCGCACCCTGCCCCGAAGCGGCGATGTGCTCGTTGGCAAGTACCGAGTCGAACGGGTGCTTGGCGAAGGCGGGATGTGCGTCGTCTACGCTGCGGAGCACCTTCAGCTCGAAGATTGGGTCGCCATCAAAGTCCTGCGCACGGACTGGGTCGACCGGCCCGACGTGGTCGAGCGGTTTTTGCGGGAGGGGAAGACCGCGACCCGCATCCGCAGCGAGCACGTCGTGCGCACCTTCGACGTGGGCACGCTCGACGATGGCACCCCGTGCCTCGTCATGGAGTACCTGGTTGGAAGCGATCTCGATGCGCTGCTCACGGCCAATGGTCCGCTCCCGGTGCCCGCCGCCGTCGACTATTTGCTGCAGGCCGGCGAGGCCATCGCCGAGGCGCACCAGCTCGGGATCGTTCACCGCGATCTGAAGCCCGCGAACCTCTTTCTCACGCGCAGGGCCGATGGCTCGCCGTGGATCAAGGTGCTCGACTTCGGCATCTCCAAGCTCTCACCGTCCGTGGCCATGCGATCGGGGAAGGATCTCGGGCTCACGGGCCACTCCATCATGGGCTCGCCGCGCTACATGTCGCCCGAGCAGATGCGCGCGTCGGCCTATGTCGATATGCGCGCGGACATTTGGGCGATCGGCGCCATTCTGCACGAGCTCATCTCGGGCCGCCCGCCGTTCGACGCCGACACCATGCCGGAGATCTGCGCGCAGATCCTTCAAACACCGGCCCCGCCGCTCACCTCCATCTGCCCCGACGTACCGCCCGAGCTGGAGGCGGTGGTCCTGCGCTGCTTGGAGAAAAATCCATCGAATCGCTTTGCCAACCTCGGCGAGCTCGCGGCGGCGCTGCGTGAGTTCGGGACCCCGGCGGGGCGGGCCTCGGCCAACCGCATCATGGGGATCTTCCAGACCGCGACCACCACCTACGGTCGCATCTCGGGGCAAACCATCGACGAGGCCCCCGCGTGGGGCTCCACCGATCCCACGTGGAGGCCGGGCCCGCCCCGAAAGCGAAGCCTCGCGCGGATGGTGGGCATCGCCTTTGGCTCGAGCGCCATCGTGGCCTGCGGCGCCATCACGGCTTTGTTTGCCTTGCGGCACGCGCAAGAGCCATCGCGCCCTGCGGTGGCGCCAGCTCCCACGCCGGTCCTGTCGTGGGAAGGCCAGCCCGCGCCGGCGGCGCCTGCGCTGCCCACCAACGAATCCACCGCGAGCGCGAATGGGAGCGCGAGCGCGCCCGCGGCTGCGGCCCCGAGCACACTGGCCCCGAGCCCGGCGACCGCACCCACGCTCGCTCCAGCCGCGCCGGCCGATTCAACGGCGGCGAAGCATTCCAGCACGACCAAGAAGCCCCGTTCGACCCGTCCAAATGGATCGGCGACGGCGACCTCGACGGGGTCATCGGAGTCCATGCCCGCGCCGAGCTCGGCATCGAGCCCCACTCCGGCGCCGGCGGGCTCTGAAACGTTGTTCGAAGAGCGCAAGTAA
- a CDS encoding oligosaccharide flippase family protein: MTSKAVRGASWTIATSVGSRAIGLVGTLAITYFLVPEVIGEVSDASVLILSAMQLSTIGVGQYVIAKPTAGRDVAWHATVFHMTLGLIAIGIVTLFRERFGGLLSAPAMAQYVPGLALAAIFDRVAFMPERLLARDMRFRVIGLSRTAGEVTYSVASVSLAFLGLGGMGLVLANIARSVLRCAMLCMAVDRRDWLTPAPFSKDTTRAMLKFGLPFSVNASAGFAARRWDNLLVSSFFGPTILGEYNLAYNLADIPAVQVGEQIGDVLLPSFAHMSLEQRKRALVRSTALLALVVFPLAVGLGAVANTAIATLLRKEWQNVGPMLTLLAALSVARPVGWTIGSYLVAREMTRPLMWLGLFQVASLLGCIALIGRAGPLWICVAVGVAFAAHALASMVVVSRADNVTVTSLVTSCVGPLLACVPLVAAVLAVRYGMRELHISIRGVGLVVEILAGGIGYIGGALLFARKTATDFVGLLRTSLRRG; this comes from the coding sequence TTGACCTCGAAGGCCGTGCGCGGTGCGAGCTGGACCATCGCAACCAGCGTCGGATCGCGTGCGATCGGCTTGGTGGGCACGCTCGCCATCACCTACTTCCTCGTCCCCGAGGTCATCGGCGAGGTGTCCGACGCGTCCGTGCTCATCCTGAGCGCGATGCAGCTCTCCACCATCGGCGTGGGCCAGTACGTCATCGCCAAGCCGACGGCGGGCCGCGATGTCGCGTGGCACGCGACCGTCTTCCACATGACCTTGGGGCTCATCGCCATCGGCATCGTCACGCTCTTTCGCGAGCGCTTCGGCGGCCTCCTCAGCGCCCCAGCCATGGCGCAGTACGTTCCGGGCTTGGCGCTGGCCGCGATCTTCGACCGGGTCGCCTTCATGCCCGAACGCCTGCTCGCGCGCGACATGCGCTTTCGCGTGATCGGCCTCTCGCGCACCGCCGGCGAGGTGACCTACAGCGTGGCCTCGGTGTCGCTCGCCTTCTTGGGCTTGGGCGGCATGGGCTTGGTGCTGGCCAACATCGCGCGCAGCGTTCTTCGGTGCGCGATGCTCTGCATGGCCGTCGATCGCCGCGATTGGCTCACCCCCGCGCCCTTTTCGAAGGACACCACGCGCGCCATGTTGAAGTTCGGGCTCCCCTTCTCGGTGAACGCCTCGGCGGGGTTCGCGGCGAGGCGCTGGGACAACCTGCTGGTGTCGAGCTTCTTCGGGCCCACCATCCTGGGCGAGTACAACCTGGCGTACAACCTGGCCGACATCCCCGCGGTGCAGGTGGGGGAGCAAATCGGCGATGTGCTGCTCCCATCCTTCGCGCACATGTCCTTGGAGCAGCGAAAGCGCGCCCTGGTGCGCTCGACCGCGCTGCTGGCGCTGGTGGTCTTTCCGCTCGCCGTCGGGCTCGGCGCGGTGGCCAACACCGCCATCGCCACCCTGCTTCGTAAGGAGTGGCAAAACGTTGGTCCCATGCTGACCTTGCTGGCCGCGCTCTCGGTGGCGCGCCCCGTGGGCTGGACGATTGGCTCGTATTTGGTCGCGCGCGAGATGACCCGTCCGCTGATGTGGCTCGGCCTCTTTCAGGTCGCGTCGCTCTTGGGTTGCATCGCCCTCATCGGCCGCGCGGGGCCGCTTTGGATCTGCGTGGCGGTCGGTGTGGCGTTCGCGGCCCATGCTCTCGCCAGCATGGTGGTGGTCTCGCGCGCAGACAATGTCACGGTCACGTCGCTGGTCACCTCGTGCGTGGGCCCCCTGCTCGCGTGCGTTCCTTTGGTCGCCGCCGTGCTCGCCGTGCGCTACGGCATGCGCGAGCTCCACATTTCGATCCGCGGGGTCGGCCTGGTGGTGGAGATCCTCGCCGGCGGCATCGGGTACATCGGCGGCGCGCTCCTCTTTGCGCGAAAGACGGCGACCGATTTCGTCGGGCTCCTTCGCACGTCCCTTCGCCGCGGGTGA
- a CDS encoding 1-acyl-sn-glycerol-3-phosphate acyltransferase, with protein MMEDPVPSHEIAQPRGASRRTEPLDLLREGEGLLSPLERGQIRFIRKSLEPGNLDSSLRWLQRHIGANWIEASIRNLRHVYGTERMPRFDPAKSYVLVSNHRSFFDLYVVTGYLVKRGLPHRILFPVRSNFFYDHPFGPVVNGVMSFFAMYPPVFRDRKRQGLNLAGIDETASLLQRGGVFVGLHPEGARNRTDDPYTLLPAQSGVGRIIHRARATVIPVFVHGLGNAIVSQIASNATRTGRKVVVVFGRPLELDDLFKEAPSPRAFRRVSERARDAISALGEEERALRAQLEGSR; from the coding sequence ATGATGGAAGACCCCGTGCCGTCCCACGAAATCGCGCAACCTCGTGGCGCTTCGCGTCGAACCGAGCCGCTCGACCTTCTGCGCGAGGGCGAAGGTCTCCTGAGCCCGCTCGAACGCGGCCAGATTCGCTTCATTCGCAAAAGCCTGGAGCCGGGAAACCTCGACAGCTCGCTGCGTTGGTTGCAACGCCACATCGGCGCGAACTGGATCGAAGCTAGCATCCGAAACCTCCGGCACGTGTACGGCACCGAGCGCATGCCGCGCTTCGACCCGGCCAAGAGCTACGTGCTGGTCTCGAACCACCGCAGCTTCTTCGATCTTTACGTGGTGACCGGCTACCTCGTAAAGCGCGGGCTGCCGCATCGGATTCTTTTCCCCGTGCGCTCGAATTTCTTTTACGATCACCCGTTTGGCCCGGTGGTGAACGGCGTCATGAGCTTTTTTGCCATGTACCCGCCGGTGTTTCGCGATCGAAAGCGCCAGGGGCTCAATCTGGCGGGCATCGACGAGACCGCGTCCTTGCTCCAGCGCGGTGGTGTCTTCGTGGGCTTGCACCCCGAGGGCGCGCGCAACCGCACGGACGATCCCTACACCTTGCTGCCCGCCCAGAGCGGGGTGGGGCGCATCATCCATCGCGCGCGCGCCACCGTGATCCCCGTCTTCGTCCATGGTCTCGGCAACGCCATCGTCTCGCAGATCGCCTCCAACGCCACCCGGACGGGCCGCAAAGTCGTCGTCGTGTTCGGTCGCCCGTTGGAGCTCGACGACCTTTTTAAGGAAGCGCCCAGCCCCCGCGCCTTCCGCCGCGTCTCCGAGCGCGCCCGCGACGCCATTTCCGCCTTGGGCGAGGAGGAGCGGGCTTTGCGGGCCCAGTTGGAGGGCTCGCGCTAG
- a CDS encoding tRNA-dihydrouridine synthase encodes MPQTVSELLRNRPIVLAPMEDVTDVVFRRLCRAQGSTIEVTEFVNVEGLLRGCRNARRKISLAEDDRTTAIQIYGSNPERLAEAARVAEAAKPLFLDINCGCWVPKIAGRGAGAGWLRNPDAMVAMAKMVVQSVSLPVTVKTRIGYGPESDMPIVDLARRLEDAGVAALTIHCRTAQMGHKGAADWTWAAKAQSVVSIPVIVNGDVRSADDAERALGETHCAGVMVGRRSIEHPWVFREIAGRFAGRDVPPPTVSERLALCREHLRANVAFRGEPYGVRVTRRHLSGYLHGLPGAASMRQRLMQCDSLSECIDFLEESEARAA; translated from the coding sequence ATGCCCCAAACCGTCTCCGAGCTCCTGCGAAATCGCCCCATCGTCCTCGCCCCGATGGAGGACGTGACCGACGTCGTCTTCCGCCGTTTGTGCCGCGCCCAAGGGTCGACCATCGAGGTGACGGAGTTCGTCAATGTGGAGGGCTTGCTCCGCGGGTGCCGCAACGCGCGCCGAAAAATCTCCTTGGCCGAAGACGATCGGACCACCGCCATTCAAATTTACGGCTCCAACCCCGAGCGCCTGGCCGAGGCCGCGCGGGTGGCGGAGGCGGCCAAGCCCCTGTTCCTCGACATCAACTGCGGCTGCTGGGTCCCCAAGATCGCCGGGCGGGGCGCCGGCGCGGGTTGGCTGCGCAACCCGGATGCCATGGTGGCCATGGCCAAAATGGTGGTGCAGAGCGTCTCCTTGCCGGTGACGGTGAAGACGCGCATTGGCTACGGGCCCGAGTCGGATATGCCCATCGTCGATCTGGCGCGCCGGTTGGAAGATGCGGGGGTGGCCGCGCTCACCATCCATTGCCGAACCGCGCAAATGGGGCACAAGGGGGCCGCCGATTGGACATGGGCCGCCAAAGCCCAAAGCGTCGTATCGATTCCGGTGATCGTGAATGGCGACGTGCGAAGCGCCGACGATGCGGAGCGCGCGCTGGGGGAGACCCACTGCGCCGGCGTCATGGTGGGGCGAAGGTCCATCGAGCACCCGTGGGTCTTTCGCGAAATCGCGGGACGCTTCGCGGGCCGCGATGTCCCGCCGCCCACGGTGAGCGAGCGCTTGGCGCTCTGCCGCGAGCACTTGCGCGCCAATGTGGCCTTCCGCGGTGAGCCTTACGGCGTCCGCGTCACCCGGCGCCATCTATCGGGCTATCTGCACGGCCTCCCCGGCGCGGCCTCGATGCGCCAGCGTCTGATGCAATGCGATTCCCTCTCCGAGTGCATCGATTTCCTCGAAGAGAGCGAGGCGCGCGCCGCCTAG
- a CDS encoding 2-dehydropantoate 2-reductase, with translation MDGLADQKQRVLVVGCGGLGGIVTASLLEHGRASQEGHVDVVAFSRNRAVARAVAERGFVLRGVEGARAVEGRVVDALGPDTAPFDWIILAVQPTQVEEAARSVVSHLAEGGAMVCLQNGLCEERVAQIAGPERVLGAVVAWGGSMVEPGVYDRTAAGGFTVGRIDGKDDERLAKLALLLEPIGPVTVTSNLAGARWSKLAINCAISTLGTLGGKALGPLMLHRFVRRLALEVVTEAVEVARAEKIRLEKVSGTLDIDWIALTDAERHMSGSPGLVAKHGMLLAVGARYRRMRSSMLAAIERGQEPPVDFLNGEITRRGRKHGISTPFNHEACNMVHAIAAGTMKSGLSTLEELARRAPRSVLELGG, from the coding sequence GTGGACGGACTAGCGGACCAAAAGCAACGGGTTCTGGTCGTCGGGTGCGGAGGGCTCGGCGGCATCGTCACGGCCTCGCTGCTGGAGCACGGCCGCGCTTCGCAGGAAGGACATGTCGACGTCGTGGCCTTCTCGCGCAACCGCGCGGTGGCTCGCGCCGTCGCGGAGCGCGGCTTCGTGCTGCGCGGCGTCGAAGGTGCCCGTGCGGTCGAAGGGCGCGTGGTGGATGCGCTCGGGCCGGATACGGCGCCGTTCGATTGGATCATCCTGGCGGTGCAGCCCACGCAGGTGGAGGAGGCGGCGCGATCCGTCGTGTCGCACCTCGCCGAGGGCGGCGCGATGGTGTGCCTTCAGAACGGCCTTTGCGAGGAGCGCGTCGCGCAAATTGCGGGGCCGGAGCGGGTCCTGGGGGCGGTGGTCGCGTGGGGTGGATCCATGGTCGAACCCGGCGTGTACGATCGCACGGCCGCCGGAGGCTTCACGGTGGGGCGCATCGATGGCAAGGACGACGAGCGTCTGGCCAAGCTCGCGCTCCTCCTCGAGCCCATCGGCCCCGTGACCGTCACCTCGAACCTCGCGGGGGCGCGCTGGAGCAAGCTCGCCATCAACTGCGCCATCTCCACCCTGGGAACCTTGGGCGGCAAGGCGCTGGGCCCGCTCATGCTGCACCGCTTCGTGCGAAGGCTCGCGTTGGAGGTGGTGACCGAGGCGGTGGAGGTCGCGCGCGCCGAGAAGATCCGCTTGGAGAAGGTGTCGGGCACCCTCGACATCGATTGGATTGCCCTCACGGACGCGGAGCGTCACATGAGCGGCTCGCCCGGCCTGGTCGCCAAGCATGGAATGCTGCTGGCGGTGGGCGCGCGCTACCGCCGCATGCGCTCGTCGATGCTGGCGGCCATCGAGCGCGGGCAGGAGCCGCCGGTCGACTTCCTGAACGGCGAGATCACGCGACGCGGCCGCAAGCATGGAATTTCGACGCCGTTCAACCACGAAGCGTGCAACATGGTGCATGCCATCGCGGCAGGAACGATGAAGTCGGGGCTGTCCACTCTCGAGGAGCTCGCGCGAAGGGCCCCTCGTTCCGTCCTCGAGCTCGGCGGGTGA
- a CDS encoding 1-acyl-sn-glycerol-3-phosphate acyltransferase, with product MARKIVTLLLWTFLGLTSVVCLLVAVVLWVVTAPFDPQRRVNHMWSCAWASIYAVFYPGWKVRTIHRDRIAPNQAYVMAANHTSIADIVLLFTLFRQFKWVSKRENFNLPILGWNMWLSKYIPLVRGDATSTRIMLERCRKFLREGMSIMMFPEGTRSRDGRVKPFKHGAFTLAHETGVPVVPIAIHGGHALIPKHGTTFAATAELTVEVLEPIPSTQFDDPVELGNAVRRRIVEALASHDRTFALGFDGAVPGESEAGEGSTESAPVVDLAASSLDGHAPEA from the coding sequence ATGGCGCGCAAGATCGTAACCTTGCTTCTCTGGACGTTTCTGGGCCTCACATCGGTGGTCTGCCTCCTCGTGGCGGTCGTGCTCTGGGTGGTGACCGCGCCCTTCGATCCCCAGCGCCGCGTGAACCATATGTGGTCGTGCGCGTGGGCCAGCATCTACGCGGTCTTCTACCCGGGCTGGAAGGTCCGCACCATCCACCGCGATCGCATCGCGCCGAATCAGGCCTACGTGATGGCGGCGAACCACACGTCCATCGCGGACATCGTGCTGCTCTTTACGCTGTTCCGGCAGTTCAAGTGGGTCTCGAAGCGGGAGAACTTCAACCTCCCGATCCTCGGCTGGAACATGTGGCTCTCGAAGTACATCCCGCTCGTGCGCGGCGACGCGACGAGCACGCGCATCATGCTCGAGCGCTGCCGCAAGTTCCTGCGCGAGGGCATGAGCATCATGATGTTCCCCGAGGGGACGCGCTCGCGCGACGGCCGCGTAAAGCCCTTCAAGCACGGCGCCTTCACCCTGGCGCACGAGACGGGTGTGCCGGTGGTGCCCATCGCCATCCACGGAGGGCACGCGCTCATCCCCAAGCACGGCACCACCTTCGCGGCCACCGCGGAGCTCACCGTCGAGGTGCTCGAGCCCATCCCGTCCACGCAGTTCGACGATCCCGTCGAGCTCGGAAATGCCGTGCGCCGCCGCATCGTCGAGGCGTTGGCGAGCCACGATCGCACCTTTGCGCTCGGCTTCGACGGCGCCGTTCCCGGTGAAAGCGAGGCGGGCGAGGGGAGCACAGAGTCCGCGCCGGTGGTCGATCTCGCGGCGTCGTCGCTCGACGGCCACGCGCCGGAGGCTTGA
- a CDS encoding DUF3105 domain-containing protein, with protein sequence MLFFVVTAATLASIGPLACGEDTASPGTTGSRDASQDRRVVTVIPDASCEIVVDAPPELPRAPHLAAGVEASYNSNPPSSGLHDPVWAAYREFTTPVPRRNYVHDLEHGAIVFAYNCDKYATGDGAAACSEIVELLRTVVKSLPDDPLCTNEGKGVRVRALITPDPLLDVPIAAAAWGWTYRGGCLDRASLEDFARQHYGQGPEPVCGNGWDHF encoded by the coding sequence GTGCTTTTCTTCGTTGTGACGGCGGCAACACTCGCGTCGATCGGCCCGCTTGCTTGCGGGGAGGACACGGCTTCGCCCGGCACCACCGGTTCGCGCGATGCCTCGCAGGATCGGCGGGTGGTCACGGTCATCCCCGATGCATCGTGCGAGATCGTCGTCGATGCGCCGCCGGAGCTTCCACGCGCGCCCCATCTGGCGGCCGGGGTCGAAGCCTCGTACAACTCGAATCCACCGTCGAGCGGGCTGCACGATCCGGTTTGGGCTGCGTATCGAGAGTTTACGACCCCCGTTCCGCGCCGCAACTACGTGCACGACCTGGAGCACGGCGCCATCGTGTTCGCCTACAACTGCGACAAGTACGCGACGGGCGATGGCGCGGCCGCGTGCTCGGAGATCGTGGAGCTCCTTCGCACGGTCGTGAAGAGCTTACCGGACGATCCGCTCTGTACGAACGAGGGCAAAGGCGTGCGCGTGCGCGCCCTCATCACGCCCGATCCGCTGCTGGACGTGCCGATCGCGGCCGCCGCCTGGGGATGGACGTACCGCGGCGGTTGCCTCGACCGCGCGAGCCTCGAAGACTTTGCGCGGCAGCACTACGGCCAAGGGCCCGAGCCGGTGTGCGGCAACGGCTGGGATCACTTCTGA
- a CDS encoding deoxyhypusine synthase family protein, translating into MTTAPNLPILEFVLKNYKNFNSRATRDALLAYWRHIEAGGKMFWAVAGAMSSAQLGITLAPAIREGLIHGLSVTGANLEESLFRLVAHHSYKDFPDYRYFTKEQDTKILENRMRRVTDTSIPEDEAFRAVEKFIVPMWTRATQGGERRFWHEYFYELIQNVGADLHEGNPEECWLLAAARAKLPIVVPGYEDSTFGNIFASHVKLGECGASIVKSGIEYMAAFYDQYRELSASAGGAGLGFFQIGGGIAGDFPICVVPSIKYDLAEPVKPWAYFCQISDSTTSYGSYSGATPNEKITWDKLTQDTPMFVIESDATIVAPLLLSALLECKRHPDEAKALIAKLSG; encoded by the coding sequence ATGACGACTGCCCCGAACCTTCCGATCCTCGAGTTCGTTCTGAAGAACTACAAGAACTTCAACTCGCGTGCGACGCGCGATGCGCTGCTGGCGTATTGGCGGCACATTGAAGCGGGCGGCAAGATGTTTTGGGCGGTGGCCGGCGCCATGTCGTCCGCCCAGCTCGGCATCACCTTGGCCCCGGCGATTCGGGAGGGCTTGATTCACGGCCTCTCGGTGACGGGCGCCAACCTGGAGGAGTCTCTCTTCCGGCTGGTAGCGCACCATAGCTACAAGGATTTTCCCGACTACCGCTACTTCACCAAGGAGCAGGACACGAAGATCCTCGAGAACCGGATGCGGCGGGTGACCGACACCAGCATCCCGGAGGACGAGGCCTTTCGCGCCGTGGAAAAGTTCATCGTCCCCATGTGGACGCGCGCGACCCAAGGCGGCGAGCGGCGCTTTTGGCACGAGTACTTCTATGAGTTGATCCAGAACGTCGGCGCGGATCTGCACGAGGGAAATCCGGAGGAATGTTGGCTCCTGGCCGCCGCCCGGGCGAAACTCCCCATCGTGGTCCCCGGCTACGAGGATTCGACCTTCGGCAATATTTTCGCTTCCCACGTCAAGTTGGGCGAGTGCGGCGCCAGCATCGTCAAGTCGGGAATCGAGTACATGGCGGCCTTTTACGACCAGTACCGCGAGCTATCTGCATCGGCCGGCGGCGCGGGGCTTGGTTTCTTCCAAATTGGCGGCGGTATCGCGGGCGACTTCCCTATTTGCGTGGTGCCGTCGATCAAGTATGACCTCGCCGAGCCGGTCAAACCCTGGGCCTACTTCTGCCAAATTTCGGATTCGACGACGTCCTACGGATCGTATTCCGGGGCGACGCCCAACGAGAAAATTACGTGGGACAAGCTGACACAAGACACCCCGATGTTCGTGATCGAGTCCGACGCGACGATCGTGGCCCCACTGTTGCTCAGCGCGCTGCTCGAATGCAAACGGCATCCGGACGAAGCGAAGGCGCTCATCGCGAAATTATCGGGATAA
- a CDS encoding FAD-binding oxidoreductase, whose translation MAENLETATYGAVLCRGLGRSYGDSSLPAKASDKVVATRLANRILHFDPSTGVLRAEAGVSLVELNRLFIPRGWFSPVTPGTKFVTLGGMVASDVHGKNHHREGCFGAHVRALRMRLADDSLIECSPAEHADLFYATIGGMGLLGHILEVEFVLHRIPGPWVWMESERVADLDAFLAALGEAAPKWPMTMGWIDCLHRGRTMGRGILMAGRWAEPGEVSAEPPRPTREKSVPFEFPNWALNPFTAKAFNAAFYWRHFRRHFKGPIAPEPFFYPLDAIHDWNRVYGARGFTQYQCVLPRAAGAAAVREFMDRLTKLGAASPLCVIKDCGPEGKGMLSFPLEGTSIAVDMAVSPDIQRVVDSLNEFVIEAGGRIYLTKDRFTRPAHFRAMEPRLEKFLAVREKWDPQRRLRSAQSVRLFGDPV comes from the coding sequence ATGGCGGAAAACCTGGAGACCGCCACCTACGGCGCCGTCCTCTGCCGCGGCCTGGGGCGCTCGTACGGCGACTCGTCGCTCCCCGCCAAGGCGAGCGACAAGGTGGTGGCCACCCGCCTGGCAAACCGCATCCTCCACTTCGACCCTTCCACCGGGGTGCTTCGTGCGGAGGCGGGCGTCTCGCTGGTGGAGCTGAATCGGCTCTTCATCCCCCGCGGCTGGTTCTCCCCCGTCACGCCGGGGACCAAATTCGTGACCCTCGGCGGCATGGTCGCCAGCGACGTGCACGGCAAGAACCATCACCGCGAGGGGTGCTTCGGCGCCCACGTGCGCGCGCTCCGCATGCGCCTCGCCGACGATAGCCTCATCGAGTGCTCGCCCGCCGAGCACGCGGATTTGTTTTACGCCACCATCGGCGGGATGGGCCTGCTCGGGCACATCCTCGAGGTGGAGTTCGTGCTGCACCGCATTCCCGGGCCGTGGGTGTGGATGGAGAGCGAGCGGGTCGCCGACCTCGATGCCTTCCTCGCCGCCCTCGGCGAGGCCGCGCCGAAGTGGCCGATGACCATGGGGTGGATCGATTGCCTGCACCGCGGTCGCACCATGGGGCGCGGCATCCTCATGGCGGGCCGCTGGGCCGAGCCGGGTGAGGTCTCCGCCGAGCCGCCGCGGCCAACGCGCGAAAAATCGGTCCCGTTCGAGTTCCCGAACTGGGCGCTCAACCCGTTCACCGCAAAGGCGTTCAACGCGGCCTTCTACTGGAGACACTTTCGGCGGCATTTCAAAGGCCCGATCGCGCCCGAGCCGTTCTTTTATCCGCTCGACGCGATCCACGATTGGAATCGCGTGTATGGTGCACGCGGTTTTACGCAGTACCAGTGCGTCTTGCCGCGCGCCGCGGGAGCTGCGGCCGTGCGCGAGTTCATGGATCGGCTGACCAAGCTGGGCGCGGCCTCCCCGCTGTGCGTAATCAAGGATTGCGGGCCCGAGGGGAAGGGGATGCTGTCCTTTCCCCTGGAGGGCACGTCCATCGCGGTCGACATGGCCGTCTCGCCGGACATTCAGCGTGTGGTCGACAGCCTGAACGAGTTCGTCATCGAGGCGGGCGGGCGCATCTATCTCACGAAGGATCGCTTCACCCGGCCCGCTCACTTCCGGGCGATGGAGCCGCGGCTCGAGAAGTTCTTGGCCGTCCGCGAGAAGTGGGATCCGCAGAGGCGTCTGCGGAGCGCCCAATCGGTGCGTCTGTTCGGAGATCCTGTTTGA
- a CDS encoding SDR family NAD(P)-dependent oxidoreductase, whose amino-acid sequence MKAVVLGGTSGMGRAIAQRLAERGDAVFLLGLDEPDLERSASDLKARHPKHAPIGYALCDLERPEGFAAALDAADSALGGFDSVIVTAAMFATQDALEADVELARRLVTVNYANTVVFCEHARKRLLSRGGGRLTVFSSVAGDRGRKPVAIYGSSKAGLSVYLEALDHKFHAAGLSVLCVKPGFVKTAMTTGLKPPPFAGEPDRVAASVVRAMDARKPVLYAPGIWALILLIIRWLPRFVMRKINF is encoded by the coding sequence TTGAAGGCAGTCGTTCTCGGCGGCACCAGCGGAATGGGACGAGCGATCGCGCAGCGCCTCGCCGAGCGCGGCGACGCCGTCTTCCTTTTGGGGCTCGACGAACCCGATCTCGAGCGCAGCGCCAGCGACTTGAAGGCGCGGCACCCCAAGCACGCCCCCATCGGCTACGCGCTCTGCGATCTCGAGCGCCCCGAAGGCTTCGCCGCGGCGCTGGACGCGGCCGACTCCGCCCTCGGCGGCTTCGATTCGGTCATCGTCACCGCGGCCATGTTCGCGACCCAAGACGCGCTCGAGGCCGACGTCGAATTGGCGCGGAGGCTGGTCACCGTCAACTACGCCAACACCGTGGTGTTCTGCGAGCACGCGCGCAAGCGCCTTTTGTCGCGCGGCGGCGGCCGGCTCACCGTGTTCTCGTCGGTGGCGGGCGACCGAGGCCGCAAGCCGGTGGCCATCTACGGCTCGAGCAAGGCGGGGCTATCGGTGTACCTCGAGGCGCTGGACCACAAGTTCCACGCGGCCGGCCTGTCGGTGCTCTGCGTGAAGCCGGGCTTCGTCAAGACGGCGATGACCACCGGGTTGAAGCCCCCGCCGTTCGCGGGCGAGCCCGATCGCGTGGCGGCCAGCGTGGTGCGCGCGATGGACGCGCGCAAGCCCGTCCTCTACGCGCCGGGCATCTGGGCGCTGATCCTGCTCATCATCCGCTGGCTGCCCCGCTTCGTGATGCGCAAAATCAACTTTTGA